In Syntrophales bacterium, the sequence CGACGGCATCGAGTTTTGCTGCGGTGGCAACGCCCTGTGCCGCGACCTCGCCGAGCTTGGCCACCACGCAGTCGATCCGATCATCAAGTCGTTGTTCCACCTTGTTGAGCTTCTGATTCAGGGTCTCTACCTTGAAGTCCACCACCTTAATCTTCTCACACAGCTCTTCTCGGGTTTTCTTGATCTCCCGGTGAAGCGCGTCATGTCCTTCAAGAACGAGATCGAATTTCCCATTGATGTCTTCCAGCAGTATTTCAAGATTACCTTTTTCCATCGCTCATCCTCTCCACAGGGGTTATGGGTCAGGTCTTGCCCCATTCGTACAAAGCGCCCCAGCCCGCTTCCGGCGGGCCTGCATCATACAACTGACGTGCCGTAAGCGGGCATCGTTGAGTATGTGTGCTGTGTGATTTCATATACGCACGCCTATGCCTATGGTACCGAAAAGCCGAAAAACGTCCGATAGAGGATGGCTTCGTAGCAAAGTTACCGAAGAATGGAGGAGGGGACAGTCCGGGTTCGTTCGGGCTATTTCAAATAGATTCCGCAGGTGTCTCCCCGGAAGCGCCATTTCCGGCTTCAGGCGTCACAAGCTGCTGAATGGCGTCCAGTCGTTCTTTTAGGATCTTCACCTGATCCTCCAACTCCCGCGCCTGTTTTACGCAGTTCTTGTTTTCCTCGAGTATCGCCTCATAGTGCCCCGTGCCGGACTGCAACTGCTCGATTTCCTGTCTGAGGGCGTCCCGTTCAAGGATCGCCTCCCGGAGTTCTGCTTCGAGTCGTTCCTTTTCTTTCGTCAGGTCATCACGGTCTTCCAGCGCGGATTGCAACGCGGTGTTTTTCCCCTCGAGCAGTCTCAGTTCCTCTGTAAGGTGGTTGACCTGTTCCGTGAGTTCCTTGTTTTTGTTTGTGATGGTCGCCGCTGTTTCTCGTTCCCTGGTCAATGAGGCGACCTGGGATTCGAGCTTCGTGATCTGTTCGTTGAGTTTGTCCGGGCCTTTCTTGATCGTAACATTGAGGTCTGCGAGTTCCTTCTGAAGGGCCTCGGTTTTTTTGAGGAGTTCCCGGTTTGCCGCTTCAATGGTCGTTATGTGCTCCGCGGCCTTGGTGAGACAGGGCCTGTAGTCGGGCTGTTCCCCCCGCTCCACACCCCAGATGTAGAAGCCGAGTCCGACTCCTACGACGAACAATACCGCGAGCAGAACAAGGTGGACAATAATTACTTTTTTTTCTCTGATCATGGCGCTCTCCCGTATCATTTTTCCCTTCTTTTCATGGTCCATAGTCGGGGCGTGATTGCACTTCTTCTCGAAACGGCATGGCAGAGTCGGGATTCGGCCGGTCCCGTGAGCGAGGGTTGCAAAAAACCGCCCTGTGTCAACAAAGCGGATTCCCGTTTCTCTCGAGGCCCTTCAGACCGGAATCACCGGTTGCCCGCCCGGAGCCGGCTGTCGCAATAGACTACAGGTTACTGTATATTCCGTCATGCCCGAGAAGTCAAGGCGCGAACACGGGGAACCTATTTCTTTGACCGGTCTGTTAAATTCGTATACATTTCACCCTGCAGGTGTTGCCCGGTATTGGTTCTTCACGTCAGTTGTGTGATGCAGGCCCGCCGGAGGCGGGCCGGGGCGCTTTGTACGGGTTCATCAGCGACGAGAGGAAGGAAAAGGCATAAAACATGAGCAAAATCATGGAGACAGCCCGAGAGTTGATTGATTTTATCAGACATGACGTCTGGAGGGTGAGAATCAAGGACATGCCTCGGAAAAAGTCATTTCTCATCCGGCAGCTACGGATATTTATCCTCGCGGTCCGCGGTTTTGACGAGGACAAGTGTCTCTTGAGGGCTTCGGCTCTCACCTTCTATTCACTGATTTCAATCGTTCCCGTGCTGGCGATGTTCTTCGGCGTGGCAAAGGGATTCGGGTTCGAGAAACGTCTTGAAAGGCAGCTGCTGGAGCAGTTCCAGGGGCATGAAGATGTCATCATGCAGGTTATCGGCTTTTCCGAATCGCTGCTTGCCAACACGAAAGGGGGACTGATTGCCGGTGTGGGCGTCATCATCCTGTTCTACGCGGTCATCAAGGTTCTCGGCCACATCGAAACATCCTTCAACGATATCTGGGGAATCCAGGAGCCAAGAAGCCTGGGAAGAAAGTTCAGTGATTACCTTTCGGTCATGCTGCTGTGCCCGATTCTGATTATCCTGTCAAGCAGCGTTACGGTTTTCATCACTACCCAGGTAACGATGATCATGGAGAAGATCGCTCTCCTCGGGATATTCAGCCCGGTCATATCCTTCGTGCTCACGCTGCTGCCGTACGGTATCGTCTGGGTGCTGTTTTCTTTCCTTTATATCTTCATGCCCAATACGAAGGTGCATCTGTCCTCGGGAATCCTCGCGGGAATCATAGCCGGAACCATGTACCAGCTCGTTCAGTTCGGCTACATCGCGTTCCAGGTGGGAGCATCGAAATACAACGCCATCTACGGCAGTTTCGCGGCGCTGCCCTTGTTCCTTGTCTGGTTGCAGTTGAGCTGGTTCATAGTGCTTTTCGGGGCGGAGTATTCGTTCGCCCGCCAGAATGTGGACACCTATGAATTCGAGCCTGACTCGCTCAAGATAAGTCCTTCCCGCAGGAGACTTTTCACCCTTCAGACAGCCTATCTGCTGGTATCGAATTTCGCGGAAGGAGGGAAGCCCCTGACAGCCAACGACATTTGCCATCGACTTGAAATCCCGATTCGCCTGGTGCATCTGATACTTTCCGACCTTATGGCCGCCGGAATCGTCAATGCCACAGAGACCGACGGATACAGGGAACCCGGGTACCAGCCCGCCAGGGACATCAATACGCTCACCGTTCAGTTCGTTCTCGATGCCCTTGACAACAGCGGGACGGAATCAATTCCCGCGGCCAGGACCGATGAGCTGGAAACCCTTTCGGAAATACTTCAAACCTTCAGGGACGACATGGCTCGATCCCCGGCTAACCGCCTGCTGCGGAACCTGTAGCGAGAAAGGGGAGCCGTGCCGCCCCGCCCCGTCAGAACGTTTCATGGATGTAGACACACAGATCGGCCAGCCTGTTCGTGTAACTCCCGTACTCGTTGTCGTACCAGCCGAATATCTTCGCGTGGGTGACGGGGACGCGAAGCAGCGGGTCCTGCAGGCTTTTTATCAGGTCCGGTGACAATCCGGGAACCTCGGACAGATCCACGTTTATAAAGCCCGTTCGCGTATGTGTTTCAGAGGCTTCAATGATCACCGACGCCGGATCACCGATGAAATCGGAAGAAACGTTCTGTTCCATCGTGAATTTCAGGAGGCCTTTCTGTTTGCCCTCGGCGGCTTCGCGATAGACGTCGTTGAGGACCTGGGCGGTGATGTTTCCACTGCCGTGCCTGAGTATTCTCGACTGGAAGGTGACGTTCAGTATGATAAGCGATTCAGTGGGAATCGGAATCCTGACCGAGTCTCCCATGAAGCCTATCTCTCCCACCTCGGGCATAACCTGTTCCAGGGCCTCGGCCGCGCCCGTCGAGGTGAGGATGATGTTGTTGAGTATGCTGCGTGTTTTCCTCAGGTCCTTGCTGTTTGCCCCGGGAACGGAGTCGAGTACGCTCTGGGAATTGGTCACGGCATGCACCGTCGAAAGCGATGCCGTCATGAGGGTCCTGGCTTCGAAATGCTCGATCAGCGGCAGAATCATGTGGGCCAGGGCCGTCGTCGTACAGGATGCCGCCGATACGATCGCGTGCATCCCCGGATCGAAACGGGTGTGGTTGATGCCGTAGATCAAACTGGGGGAATCGGGCGGTATCTTCGCGAGCTTGTCCCCGGTTTTGAAGGGTGCTGAATTGACCACCACGCGGGCGCCGGAGGCCAGGTGGCCGCGAAGTGATCCGCCGGGGGTATCCGGCGGGAATGTCGGGTCTTTGAACGCTCCCGTACACTCCACGACGAGTTCCGCTCCGGAATCCCGCCAGGGGATATCAGCGGGATTCCGGTGTTCCCTCAGGATGGTCACCGGAATTCCGTCGATACGGAGTTCACCCTGTTTCTCATTCACGATTTCGATAATCCGTTCCGCCCTGTGCCCGTAAAGGAATCTGTGCAGCGGTCCGTAGGTTGAGTCCTTCTCTATCATTTCAGCTACGGCCTGAAGGCCGATTCCTACGGCTCGTCCCTGGTTGACGACGATACGGCCGAAGTATTTCCGGCCCACGTGGTGCCAAAGCGTCAATTTCCCGATTCGCCCGAGGCCGTTGATGCCGAGAGTCGGGCCTGAAGGTGTGGTTTCCGTCATGGTGGCAGTCATATTCTTTCCCCGTTCAGTGCCGTGGTTGTCGTTTCAAATCGGATGTCTCCGTACAAAGTCCTCAATGCTGTGTCTCGTGAAAGGGCATTGTTTCGTGACGTCCCAAATAGATGAACCCGTTGCGGCCGTCAAGCCCGATCCAGTCGCCGCTTCTGATTACATGCTCCCGGAGCCGGCTTTTTGATTCTTCTTCATTCACCACGAGTTGCTGGCATCCCACAACGCAGGTCTTTCCGAGCCGGTAGGCGGCCACGGCCGCGTGCGACGTGCTCCCCCCCCGCGCGGTCAGTACCCCGTCCACCTTGAGGACCATGTCGATATCTTCCGGGACCGTATCAGGTTTGATCATGATGAGGGGTACACCGGGATGACGCCGCCGCAGGTCGTCCACTTCCTCGACGCGGTGAACGGCGATGCCCGACAAGGCGCCGCCCCCGACGGCTATGCCGGTTCCCGCAAGTCCTTTCTTGAGGCTCGGTGTGGGAACAAATATGCGAAGATTTTCATCTTCAGGCGGGGTCATGTCCCTGGTCTGCAGAATGTAGAGATCTTCAGGATTCGGCCCTTCAAAAGTAAACTCTATTTCCTGGTGACTGAATCCCCTCCGGGTGACCAGTTCATCGGCGAGCTCCTTCAGGCGATGGTACACGTGGGGGAAGCTTTTTTCCAGGCTCTGGTCGCCCTCGATCTTCTCCGCGATTCTCTGCTCCTCGGAAATGGGGTGGGTCGTCACCAGCCCGGAAACAACATCCTCTCCCTGGATGCAGACCATGTAATCCCCGTAGAGCGTTACCCGTGAATCGGGCTTCTTGGGATTGCGGGTGAATACCACGCCGGTTCCCGACCCTGTGTTGCGGTTCCCGAAGACCATCTGCTGGACGATCACCGCGGTTCCCCACTCTCCGGCAATGTTCATGGCTTCCCGGTACAGGGAGGCCGTCTCGGATTGCCATGAATCCAGCACACGGTCGATGGCGATCTGAAGCTGTTCCCAGGGGTTCGTGGGGAGTTGCAGGGATGCCTCCTCGAGGAGACCCTTGTAGGCGTACACCAGCTCTTTCAACTGCTCCGGCAGGAGTTCCCGCTTGAAGGCGGCGTTGTGCGCCCGTTTTGTCCTGGACATGATCGCGTCGAAACGGTCCCGCGGGATGCCGTAGGACATGCCGAAACGCTGCAGGAACCTTCGGTAATTATCCCATGCCGCCCAGGGTTCGGACACCATGCGTTCAACGATTTCTTCGTTGATTCCTATGTTCAGGAATGTTTCCATCATGCCCGGCATGGTGATTGTCGAGCCGCTGCGGACGGAAAGCAGCAGAGGGCGGTTCGGGTCCCCGAATTTCCTGCCGCTCGCCCGTTCCAGCCGCAGGATTTCTTCCCGAAGTCGTCGGTAGTAATCCGAAGCCGCCGCGTCGTAGGCCATAATCGCCGAACGGCAACGGAAAAATTCCGTGGTTACTATGAAGCCCGGCGGTACGGGATATCCGAAAGAGCGCAGGCACTTGAGGAAGTAGCCCTTGTTCCCCAGGTAGATCTGGGTGTCCATGAGTGTGTTTGTCGAATCAAGGGAAACAAAGCATCGTTCGGGATTGTAGCTGAGAAGGAGCGTGCGTGTGTTACGGTCCAGGCTCTGGCTCTCCTTCGCCAGTCCCGCGATGACCCTTCCTATGAAATTGTCCAGTTTCTGGATCAGGAACCGCGTCGCCAGGTGGTCCCGTATGAACCATTCCGATGCCTGGTGGTAGATTTCTTCCCTGGTGGAACCCGGGGAAGGCGTGAAGGGCAGGGGCGTTTTGTTTTCTATGAGCTGAAAGATCACCGGTCGCAGATTGCCTTCATGAACGCCTATATACTGCGTCTGGATGATTTCCTTAACGGCCTTGGCGATGAACTGAAAAATGTTGAGATACTGGTCGACGGTGATTCGTCTGCTTTCCAGGGCGTGCCTCAACATGTCGAGGTTTGCCGCCGCCGCCTCCACCGCTATTCCGTCAAGCCGCAGGGACCCCATGAAGTACCGCAGGATACCGTGGACCTTCCTCAGGGTTGTGTGTGTTATGAACGTCAGGTTGACTCCCGCCGTAATTTCGTCGAAAAGGCCGTCGGCGAGACTTTCCAGCCGGAAAGTAAGCGCCATGCTGTCGAACTTCTTCTCCCCGTACCTGCCGTACATGGAGGGGATGCCTGCCGCGATGTGCCGCTTTCTGTAGATCTCTTCCCGGGGTTTCGTTTTTTCGGAAGAAAGAACCGTATCCTTAAGCCTCGACAGAAGGTCGTTTATCAGCTCCAGGGATCCTTCAAGATTCTGTTTTTTCAGGCGATTTTCAAGCTCGTCGAGGATGTAGGGGTCAAAGAGATGTGATTCCCGGAGATCCTTCATGATTCCGTGGTGTTGAATCGTGTATTTTTTCACCAGGAGACGGTAGAGCCGTATCAGCAGTTCCGCCTTTCGCCCGATCCTGTCCGGCACATCTTCCGAGCCGCGGACGAGTTCCCGCACTTCATTGTCCGAGAGGGCCGACAGGCAGCCCACGCGTGCGCCGTCCCCGCTGAAGATACGCTTGAAAAGGGGAGCCATCTCCTCCCGGAACGGATCATCTTTCATGATCCGGTCATAGACTTCTTCCGGCAGATGGTCCCGAAGGATCTCCCTGTCCCCGTCGTGCCAGTATTCGATGATCTTCCCGACAAAATCCACTATCCGGTTGTTGCTTTCCACGTGGCTTTGCTTGCGCAGGAAGTGGATCAACAGATCCTTCCGGCCGGATATTTCGTCCACCTCCGTCGAGACGTCCCGCAGTTCTCCTTCGGCTCCTATTTCGTGGAAATAGACCGGGAAGAGGCGTGCCAGGGCCTTGACCAGAGCGTACGAGGAACTGACGTCCGCCGCGAGCAGGAGCGAGATATCCTTTTGGAACAGGTTCGTGTCGGTTACAAACAGACCTCCCAGCTTCAGATGGATTATGAGCGCGGAAATCAACCTGTGGCTCCAGTCAGGATTCATCCGGATGAGAGAGAGCCAGACCCGCAGGTTTTTCATGTGCAGGGGGTTCGCCATGACCTGCCAGTCCCGTGTCACACCCTGAATGTCCGGCGGTTCGAAGCCCAGCCTGATGACGCTGTCGATAAACGTCTCCACGAGCTGACTGTTCCCGGTCATGTAAACCTCGCGGCCGATGGTAAGAACGGAGTCCAGCACGGCGTTCCGGTATCGCCCTGATTTTTCCCTGAGACTGTCCATGACGTCCTTCAGGAACTCGATCAACAGGATTTCGTCCTGGCTGCGGATATTTTCGAAACAGTGTCCGAGTTCTCTCAGGATCGTTTCATTCTGGTCAGACAGGGCTTCGATCTCGAGAAGATGCAGGAGGAATCGGGTCTTGTCCATAGATGACAGGGGAATGCTCGGATCCTCCATGTCACGGGCCACCTTCAGATGCTCCCGTTCTATACTCGCGAAATCAGGCAGGGAGAGAGAGCGCCGCAGGGAGGAGAAGGGATCGTCCTGAAGCTCTTTCTCGAGTGCGGCAAGTTCCCTCAGGAGTTTCCGGAAACGGGCCGGTGACAGGGGTTTGAGCTGAT encodes:
- a CDS encoding YihY/virulence factor BrkB family protein — protein: MSKIMETARELIDFIRHDVWRVRIKDMPRKKSFLIRQLRIFILAVRGFDEDKCLLRASALTFYSLISIVPVLAMFFGVAKGFGFEKRLERQLLEQFQGHEDVIMQVIGFSESLLANTKGGLIAGVGVIILFYAVIKVLGHIETSFNDIWGIQEPRSLGRKFSDYLSVMLLCPILIILSSSVTVFITTQVTMIMEKIALLGIFSPVISFVLTLLPYGIVWVLFSFLYIFMPNTKVHLSSGILAGIIAGTMYQLVQFGYIAFQVGASKYNAIYGSFAALPLFLVWLQLSWFIVLFGAEYSFARQNVDTYEFEPDSLKISPSRRRLFTLQTAYLLVSNFAEGGKPLTANDICHRLEIPIRLVHLILSDLMAAGIVNATETDGYREPGYQPARDINTLTVQFVLDALDNSGTESIPAARTDELETLSEILQTFRDDMARSPANRLLRNL
- a CDS encoding PEP-utilizing enzyme; this encodes MSETQKTATEGENRDPLYKANPKDDTTISSGALYINLQRTAFPGYIQPDQKLLLDIIGDRVGIRKETESLLHEVNHPYANWDEIVEPLRSRALGDFYYYNEHHRAPDAFSIFFRLLFMCLEKSSPGARKTRCFSTFFDFAELVLLKNPSGGVIVNQAFSGLKERLADKPAFAARGTSKIRKFIERVMAASVSFDPEVLAGLYLFCQRRNIEVWLSRESLEAWLHREKDRLLGGKDYRDQLKPLSPARFRKLLRELAALEKELQDDPFSSLRRSLSLPDFASIEREHLKVARDMEDPSIPLSSMDKTRFLLHLLEIEALSDQNETILRELGHCFENIRSQDEILLIEFLKDVMDSLREKSGRYRNAVLDSVLTIGREVYMTGNSQLVETFIDSVIRLGFEPPDIQGVTRDWQVMANPLHMKNLRVWLSLIRMNPDWSHRLISALIIHLKLGGLFVTDTNLFQKDISLLLAADVSSSYALVKALARLFPVYFHEIGAEGELRDVSTEVDEISGRKDLLIHFLRKQSHVESNNRIVDFVGKIIEYWHDGDREILRDHLPEEVYDRIMKDDPFREEMAPLFKRIFSGDGARVGCLSALSDNEVRELVRGSEDVPDRIGRKAELLIRLYRLLVKKYTIQHHGIMKDLRESHLFDPYILDELENRLKKQNLEGSLELINDLLSRLKDTVLSSEKTKPREEIYRKRHIAAGIPSMYGRYGEKKFDSMALTFRLESLADGLFDEITAGVNLTFITHTTLRKVHGILRYFMGSLRLDGIAVEAAAANLDMLRHALESRRITVDQYLNIFQFIAKAVKEIIQTQYIGVHEGNLRPVIFQLIENKTPLPFTPSPGSTREEIYHQASEWFIRDHLATRFLIQKLDNFIGRVIAGLAKESQSLDRNTRTLLLSYNPERCFVSLDSTNTLMDTQIYLGNKGYFLKCLRSFGYPVPPGFIVTTEFFRCRSAIMAYDAAASDYYRRLREEILRLERASGRKFGDPNRPLLLSVRSGSTITMPGMMETFLNIGINEEIVERMVSEPWAAWDNYRRFLQRFGMSYGIPRDRFDAIMSRTKRAHNAAFKRELLPEQLKELVYAYKGLLEEASLQLPTNPWEQLQIAIDRVLDSWQSETASLYREAMNIAGEWGTAVIVQQMVFGNRNTGSGTGVVFTRNPKKPDSRVTLYGDYMVCIQGEDVVSGLVTTHPISEEQRIAEKIEGDQSLEKSFPHVYHRLKELADELVTRRGFSHQEIEFTFEGPNPEDLYILQTRDMTPPEDENLRIFVPTPSLKKGLAGTGIAVGGGALSGIAVHRVEEVDDLRRRHPGVPLIMIKPDTVPEDIDMVLKVDGVLTARGGSTSHAAVAAYRLGKTCVVGCQQLVVNEEESKSRLREHVIRSGDWIGLDGRNGFIYLGRHETMPFHETQH